GAGATACCTCTTCCAGACGATAAAAAGGTAACCTCAGTTGAagcttattactggaaacaTGAAAATGGTACTAGTCCACCTAAGAAGGTTCTTTTGATAGGAGTCAGTACTAGTGATAGAACTAGGTATTATAAGAATGTGAGTGGCGATCAATGGGTTGAAAAACGAATAGATGCTGAGGCTCTTGAGCAGATACTAGATCAACAAAACTGTTATAGCAACGATGCCGTCACCTTAGATCTGACCAAAGATGCATATACGGGAGGAAAGCCTTGTTGCCCTGAGCATAAAggtagtagtagtagtagtagcAGGGTCACTATTCAGAATGTACCAGTTAATCATAAACATCACGACCATGTGGGCTCAAACTCTCTTACACTCACAAAATACTCCATTACTGGTCAGAAACTTGCAGCTATCAAGCTTGAAAGTGGAgataaaaagaataaaaggAAGACTATAACACTTTCAGGACCAAAATTTCCCATCTCTGGCCCAATCAGCATCTCTGCATTATACTCCGATAATAGTAGTAAGAATCCAGTACTTATATATGTCGAGTCAACTGGGAGCCCTGCTGTTAAGGGTTGGTACCAAAAGAAAAGTCCCTCCGGTAGTAATacagatggaaatgaagagtggaTAAAAGTAGGTCTCAAAATAACACCAGATAACTTAACATCCTATAAACTGtaaggataatgaagactTTAAAAAACTTGTGAAGGCACTAAAAGAGCTTGGATGTACAGGCTTTGAAGCATGTcttggacagaatggagttcaacgtgaggaagtCCCAGCagctgacttatctgaccaggttcctgatacagagtctgagagCAAGATTCTCCTGCAAGGTACTCCAGTAGCTCAGatggctgaagatgctatagatGCTGAAAGACTAAAACATCTTGAAGGACATACTGCTAGTAATGGAGAATCTGCTGCCTCATCTCCCCTAGATAAAGATACTCAAGTTGCTCCTGATGGACAAACTGCTCAACAAATTCAAGATCAGGACTCTGCTGAAAATACTAGTATCTCTGCATCTCGTGAGGTAGAAAAGACTGTTGCTGGTTCATCTCCTGGAGATCCTAAACAATCTTATGTCTCACTTGGCCTGAGTACCAGTACTCAATCTGTAGATTATGGGTGTCATGGAAGAGGTACTCCTGATCAATGGATCCAAGTCAAAGCTCTTGGTGAAGGTGTTCTATTTACTTGTGGTCCTAATGGTAAAGGAATGGTTGCTATTTCATCCCTTTCATCTCCTGAAGAAACTGAGGAAGAACGAGAATCACGTTCTGCTGACTCTGACTCTGACTCTTCTAAAGTACAAGGACAAGAGGAGAAGGGTGAAGAATCTAGTGAGGAGGCAGGGGTTGGAGAGCAAGAAGAACATCTAcctgaggaagaagacttATCTACACGACTAGGTGAAGCTGGAGCTCAAAGATTACAGCGGAAGCAACAATCTGAAAATTCCGAGAAAGAATCTCAACAAAATATACGTACTGAAGACCAAGCTGGTACTCCTGAATCTAGAGGACCTACTGGTGAATCTGGTCTTGGTCAACCTAGTATAGCTCATCCTGGTGGAGAAGATGATCAAGGTACTGGAACTACTGATTCTATAAGTGATACTGCTAGAGGTAGTGATGATAGTGGAATGGGCCTTATTGTAGGAAGTTTACTTGGCAGATTACTTGGAGGGCTAGTTGTTGGACTTAGTAAGGTTGataatcaaaaaatctcACAAGGCTTGGTAAACCTTGGAAGGGCAGGCTATGATTTTACTGCTGAGGTTGGTAAAGATACTCTAAAAGCAGCTGCTGAACTAATTGAACCTAGTCCTGTCCCTACTTATACTCCTTCTCCTAGACCCGCTACTACTCCTCCTACTCCTGGATCTCCTCAAGCTCCTACTGGTGGTACTGGTAAGCAAgtaggtaaatactgcacaGAATGCAACTGCAGAAGTGGAGGAAGTGGAAAATGCCAACctgaaaaatgtacatCTAACAACTgtaaatgttgtaaagaTAGGGGTGGCACTTATTCATCTTTTAACACGTTTACTTCACAAGGCTTAATGATTatcttggcctttactggagacggtTACCTCAagacttattccaagtatgaacaTGATCGGAGTAAATGGGTCAGTGGAACTCCTGATACTAAGAAATTGCACCTTACTTGGGCGGATCTAAAGAGCCCTCTTGATAAGGCCGGGGATGACAAGCTCAACAGACTCCCTGGTAATGACCTGACCATGGTCACAACTCCGCTAAGAATGGTACTCATACTGATTTTACAAAAACTTTCCCGGTCTATTTGGGCAATTCATCTATCCAAAGGTAAATACACAAGGCTCCTATACTATGTATACTCTCCAAGCTCACTGCGTTCGCTTCATTGCTcctctcttccttaggctcccattggtcgcccattcgCTACGCTCACATAGTCGCTCGTACTCACTACGTTTGTCCATATTTACACCCATTACTTAGGACTATGCAACGACTTTCTTCCCGGACCTGGAATGCGACGATTTCATTCTCTTGCACGCCAAGTGGAAGGTTTAACCTTTACTCATTCATGTTTGTACCCTTCTAGTCATTCTTTCTCCCGGAGCATTCATAAACCgtttcttccttctcttccCATCCTCGGAGCTCTACGGGCGACCCATTCTGGCCATTCCCCTCATCATTCTCGGGTCCTAAAGGGTTGAGTAATGCCCAAAAGAGAGAAATGGCGCCCAGGAGTGGCGCTTCTATAGGGCAGCGCCTGGTGTGTAGAGCCGCTCAGTACACACACTTTGGAAGTTTGCCGTCGTTGCAAATTAACCTTTGAATCCGGGGTTATGATGTCTAAATGACGTGGAATTTGCGATAGAGTCGAGGGAAGTGAACAAAATGGCGGCTTTTGAGAATATCGACGGACTCTCCAAAATGGAGTCGAAAATCGAAACTTATCTGTCCAAAATTAGGCATTTGGATGGCAGTTTTAAAGGTAAGTTGGATGGTTGCTAGTgaaatggaggatgaggGACTAGGCGAccataggctttagccggagggagctctatggcgactaacaggagccTAAAAGAGTACTCTTCTCAGTACTACCAGCGGAGCTATGAGGACGACTGTAGGGAGTATCTAGAAGAAGGAtagactaggtagtatatcactatggaatgagtgtaacgagtggaatggtgatggagactattagcctagtgaGTAGAGGAGTCTCTGAATTCACAGTTCtcagtataggagcctgtcTATTCCTTGGTAGATGAATGAGCtaccattatgagatgCCAAGCATtgagttgtataatgtaACAATAGCAGGGAGAGGAGTATAGACTGTCCATGGCTGACAGGATGTCCTCCATATGGCCAGACAGTAGGTTAGTTATGAGGATGTATGGATGGTTGTCTAGGAAGTAACGAAGGTactggtctgctccctttggtcgcattgagactactcacGGATCTCAAAGTTTTGAAGGAACATACTCactgaacatggaggatgagtgtTGGGGTGTTAACACTAAACataaaaaacaaatgtcAAGCTGGATCATGTAGTTGCGGTAAAACCCCGGATAAATTTGGTCTAAAGGTCAGTAAGGAGACAACTATTCCTAATGTCACAGGGTTCGTTAGATATACTCATGAGCTCGATGACGGGAATACGTTCACTCTCAAAGGAGAGTTGAACGGAAATGAGAGACTTGAGGGTGGAAGATCCATAGAGAATGTTAGGGAAGTCTCTGTTTTCTATTGGgatggagatgaagatggGAGTGCACCTCTTATCCTAGAAGTTGTTAAGGGACCCGATGCTAGGGACACCGAATACTACATTAGATATGAATATGGTGAACAAGAAATATCAGGCAGTAGCGAAACAGTTTGGAAGCACCATGGATATATTGAAGGGAAACCGTTGCAAGATAGGTTGGATGATAGGAACTTGGCTAGAAATCAACGTATTCCATTCGGTCTTGAGAACCCTACCAAATATCGTAACTTTGGTTCTGATCGTTCAAAAGGTAAACGAGTACAACTTGCCTCCTTAAAGTCTCTTAACGGTAGTGAATACACTGTTACAACTTACAATATCATCGATCAGGACCTGAGATTATCAAGGATAGAATATGACAAGGAAAAGATTGATATTCCTATTCCTGCCAATACACTCGATGGAATAAGGCTCTATTCATCATCGGGTATTTCACAAGTACCGCTTATGATTGAATTTAAACCGGTTAGTGGAGGTGATTCTACTTTTCATGCCAGTAAAAGTGAAACTACTTGGAACACTGTTGATGGAAGGTCAGAGGACTTTTATTATGGTAAAGATCTGGACGAGCAAACACCAAAAGAGGCACTAGCTAATAAGCTAGATGAGCTCGCCTGCTTCTACTACAACGCGGTTACCATTGATTTGTCCTATGATATATCTACAGGAAAAAGTAACTGGTATTGTTGTAATAAACACAATAGCAATGAAAAGGTCCATGTCGAGCAAAAGCATGTTTATTGCAGGCAAGATCGGAATAAAAGCTCCATTACAGCCTATaaacactccattaatgGTGGAAAACTTTCTGGCATTAAATTCTACCTTAGTTCTGATCACTCTAAACAGAACAGGAAACGTATAACATCCGGTACATTGAAACTGCCTGCTGATGGACCGCTTGatatatacacattttactGCCAAGGAAATAATCCGGTATTAGTCTACATCCATTATAGAAGTTCTCAGGGAAATTCAGGATGGTACAGAAAGCAGAGTAGAAATGGTGATAATAGGCCCTGGAAAAGAACTGGTCCACTGAGTAGCATAAAGTCTAATCATTTAGAGAAGGAGGGACTTAACTGTAAACAGTGGAATAAACTCGTGGATGAACTTAagaaattaaaatgtaatgTGAGCCACTGTCCTGAAAATTCTAAATCTTTGCCTTCAGTACGTGCTGAAGGTGTTGAAAAAGGACAAGAATCCGTAACACTTTCTGACGGGGATGGTGAcgaagatgaagaaaatgagGAATCTGATGATGAAGTAACCGAAGAATTGACAACTCTTGGACTAGGCATATCAGCTATAGCTGGCCAACTCGGAGCATCCGTCCTAGGTAAAATTATCGATAAGGCACTCCCAGAAACTTTCGGAGTAACTAAAGATCTTATTGAATCTACTGCTCCAAAACTGTGGGCTATTCTATCTCCTGATCCTCCTGCTGATCCTGCTCATACTTCTACTGCTAAAGTTACTGGTGCTGAGCCTTTTGCTTTCGCTACTCTTGGATATGCCTTATCGGGTACTCTTACAGGATCCgctgcaacattttttggaggatggaaactctataatcgctataaaggagatccttgggttagacagatttaggagtctatggagtttttaaagaatgtaccatattgagcATACATAGGTCCATCTGTGAACTTTTATTTCCTAGGGATTATACTATTCACCCATACTGGCAATTatgctcacaccagttgagacattaatggattactactataaatgagactatggaaggatgattgAGTGAGTAGGATAGAGGGATTATGAATAGTAGAGGagagaatctgaggaagagtCTTCTCAGGAATCTCATAATCCTACTTTCTTGGTTCCTCTACTACTAAACCTTATGAAGAACTAAAGAATGGAGCTTCTagtaaagctgaagaatctactggTGGATACTCTACGGAATGTAATGCTAGTAGTAATTCTAGAGGACCCTAAAGACCTGTTGGTAAAGTTAAAGAACCTGAAGCAGCTGgatctgaagaacaagCTCTTAGTTCTTCTGAGCATATCTCTACTACTTCTGTTCATACTAGCTCTAATCATTGTCTGCATCTCAGGAATCCCCGGGAACCTCTACCTCTCCCTGGTCATACTCTTTCCTTCCCTATGGTTCCTCAAACTGatactcattctttttgTCCTGAGAGATTTTAAGCTTAGACTCAAGCTCTAGCTCTTAAATATTCAACCTGAAGGATTCGCTCTAAGCCTCGTGGTCTACACACCCTATCAATAATGGCAGTTCCACCAGTAATCATTGAGCTAAGAAACAAGCCACCTGATATTGGGAATTCCACCCACCAATATACTTCCATTGGTAAGAAAATTAAAGTCACAAAATCTAATTACCCTCCTAGATCAAACTTCTATAAGTATACCCATACTTTAAATCCTAATGGAGAAAGTCAACCATTCAGACTACTAGCAGTACTAGATGGCCGCAAGAAAATCCTGGGAATTAACGAATATAATAATGAGGTTATTTCTGTttctgcttattactggaagcaTAATCCTACTAAGGTTATCCTAGTTGAAGTGGTATATAGTGGAAATGGTAGAACCAAGTATTATAAGAATACTGGTAGAAACAAATGGACCTCATTTACTGTATCTTTAGGTTCTCAATCTACTCAACTTACCGGTAAGCTTCTTGAGGAGAAACTCGATGAACTAGTTTGTGAACATCATAATGCAGTTACCATGAATCTAACCTTTCATAATTCTAAGACTCATAATAATAAAAGCTACTGCTGTTACAAGCATATCGGTGATAAGAAGGTTTCCGTTACTAGCAATAAAGTTTCCTGTTCAACACATTCTGGCTCTGTTCCATTCTTCAAGCATGAGGTTAATCTTAGCAGTGGATGGAGGGTAGCGGCTATCTACTACTATGATAGTGGTGTTGGAACTCccaggaagagaataactTTTACCGGGCTAACCTTACCTACTGGACAGCCAGTAAAAGTTACTGTTTACGCATTATACTATGGCAACAATCAGAATCCAGTGCTCATATATGTAGACTATACTGGAAAACCTGCTGTTAAAGGATGGTTCCAGAAAGGTAATGATGGTAGTATAAGTAGTAATGACAATGAAGAGTGGACACAAGTAGGTCTCGACATAACACTGGATAAGTTAACTAAACCTATAGACTGTGGTGACAGCAACTTTAAAGAACTTGTGGAACTACTTACTAAACTTGGATGTGACGGCCTGAGACAATGTACTCAAAAGCCTGAAGCTCTTGAACAACAACAAAAATCACGAGCAGTAGCACATGCTGATGGAGATTCCGCTGTAGGACCAGCTCCTGAGGaaaaagagaatgaaagggaagaactccaaaagaaagaagaggaagatgctatagatggtgaaagactAAAACATGCTGGTGGAGCTGATACTTCTGCTGTTGCTGCTCTTCAAACTCAACTTCAAGAAGGCTTAGGCCTTTCTGATTGGGGTATAGAGAATATCCTTGGAGCTTTTGCTGGTGTTTTTACAGCATCTGTCATAACTATTTTTGTATcatggaaactttataagGCCTACCAAAATTACTCTGACCCCTGGGTTAGGCAGATCTGATGAGTTTCTATGGCTTGATATTATGGGAGGATTATAATCGTAGACCAAAGAGTCTCCTGATCCTACTTGGAAACTCATAACTCCTGAATGCAGTAAATCATATTAgaacattttaattataCACCAGGATGACCATTTAAATAtcactcattcatcctgtGGATGGATACCCTCCCTATgaatataatgcagtatgttctcctacccttggtaggcagtagagactctccctctctagactactcttGTTATACCAGACaaacatttaaaacacTCAAGAAACTCCTCAGCTTTGCGTTAATCCAACTCCATAACTCACAGTTTTATTATCCATTGTTTACATGCAAACACTAACATTTAGATGACGAGATGAAAGAAGTCCAAATGAGTGAAGTCGGAAGCATAGAGCAACTGCATAGAACTGGGCCACTAAATCGTCACATTTATTTCGCTGGGATTCCACTCAGCCACAGTTTGCAGTCACTAAAGTACATGCGCCAGTTTGCAAAGCTAAAGAGTAGGAACACAGAGCTTGAACAGGAAGTGGAAAAACTCAATAAAGAAATTGATGAATTGCATGAAAATGCACAGGTTAACTTTTACAAGTTTGAAGTCGCACTAGGAAAGGCCATGCAAATTGGAGTAGCCTGCAACACACTTTGCAAGTAAGTAGATTTTTTTATTTTCGCCATTCATACACTAACCCATTAGGACAATAAACGACCATGATCGCATATCGAAGCgcaaatttataaacttgcTACGTGAAAAGTCTATTTTACGCGCCAACCGTAAAAAATACTCGAAGAAATATCGCAATTTAGCCACTGTAATCATTTGCAACAGGATACATAAGATGGTTGTTCCGACAATATATCCTGTATTTACCGCAATAAGGCATAATTCGAGGAGTAAGTTTATATCAATATTTAATATCTCTGCAGTCGCACTTCCAAACGTTCCGTCTGCCCCTCCAAGAATACCAAAGATACCAGTC
This region of Theileria equi strain WA chromosome 1, complete sequence genomic DNA includes:
- a CDS encoding hypothetical protein (encoded by transcript BEWA_026250A) — translated: MSNGVTIKLGVKPKGDNPGPTTYNGNDSVGSRQIQVTRYEEPPGSNFYKYTYENENKNDSHGGNFILKAIWDDSGKHIEIPLPDDKKVTSVEAYYWKHENGTSPPKKVLLIGVSTSDRTRYYKNVSGDQWVEKRIDAEALEQILDQQNCYSNDAVTLDLTKDAYTGGKPCCPEHKGSSSSSSRVTIQNVPVNHKHHDHVGSNSLTLTKYSITGQKLAAIKLESGDKKNKRKTITLSGPKFPISGPISISALYSDNSSKNPVLIYVESTGSPAVKGWYQKKSPSGSNTDGNEEWIKALKELGCTGFEACLGQNGVQREEVPAADLSDQVPDTESESKILLQGTPVAQMAEDAIDAERLKHLEGHTASNGESAASSPLDKDTQVAPDGQTAQQIQDQDSAENTSISASREVEKTVAGSSPGDPKQSYVSLGLSTSTQSVDYGCHGRGTPDQWIQVKALGEGVLFTCGPNGKGMVAISSLSSPEETEEERESRSADSDSDSSKVQGQEEKGEESSEEAGVGEQEEHLPEEEDLSTRLGEAGAQRLQRKQQSENSEKESQQNIRTEDQAGTPESRGPTGESGLGQPSIAHPGGEDDQGTGTTDSISDTARGSDDSGMGLIVGSLLGRLLGGLVVGLSKVDNQKISQGLVNLGRAGYDFTAEVGKDTLKAAAELIEPSPVPTYTPSPRPATTPPTPGSPQAPTGGTGKQVGKYCTECNCRSGGSGKCQPEKCTSNNCKCCKDRGGTYSSFNTFTSQGLMIILAFTGDGYLKTYSKYEHDRSKWVSGTPDTKKLHLTWADLKSPLDKAGDDKLNRLPGNDLTMVTTPLRMAPIGRPFATLT
- a CDS encoding hypothetical protein (encoded by transcript BEWA_026260A), which codes for MSVGVLTLNIKNKCQAGSCSCGKTPDKFGLKVSKETTIPNVTGFVRYTHELDDGNTFTLKGELNGNERLEGGRSIENVREVSVFYWDGDEDGSAPLILEVVKGPDARDTEYYIRYEYGEQEISGSSETVWKHHGYIEGKPLQDRLDDRNLARNQRIPFGLENPTKYRNFGSDRSKGKRVQLASLKSLNGSEYTVTTYNIIDQDLRLSRIEYDKEKIDIPIPANTLDGIRLYSSSGISQVPLMIEFKPVSGGDSTFHASKSETTWNTVDGRSEDFYYGKDLDEQTPKEALANKLDELACFYYNAVTIDLSYDISTGKSNWYCCNKHNSNEKVHVEQKHVYCRQDRNKSSITAYKHSINGGKLSGIKFYLSSDHSKQNRKRITSGTLKLPADGPLDIYTFYCQGNNPVLVYIHYRSSQGNSGWYRKQSRNGDNRPWKRTGPLSSIKSNHLEKEGLNCKQWNKLVDELKKLKCNVSHCPENSKSLPSVRAEGVEKGQESVTLSDGDGDEDEENEESDDEVTEELTTLGLGISAIAGQLGASVLGKIIDKALPETFGVTKDLIESTAPKLWAILSPDPPADPAHTSTAKVTGAEPFAFATLGYALSGIPGNLYLSLVILFPSLWFLKLILILFVLRDFKLRLKL
- a CDS encoding hypothetical protein (encoded by transcript BEWA_026270A), which produces MAVPPVIIELRNKPPDIGNSTHQYTSIGSQSTQLTGKLLEEKLDELVCEHHNAVTMNLTFHNSKTHNNKSYCCYKHIGDKKVSVTSNKVSCSTHSGSVPFFKHEVNLSSGWRVAAIYYYDSGVGTPRKRITFTGLTLPTGQPVKVTVYALYYGNNQNPVLIYVDYTGKPAVKGWFQKGNDGSISSNDNEEWTQVGLDITLDKLTKPIDCGDSNFKELVELLTKLGCDGLRQCTQKPEALEQQQKSRAVAHADGDSAVGPAPEEKENEREELQKKEEEDAIDGERLKHAGGADTSAVAALQTQLQEGLGLSDWGIENILGAFADDEMKEVQMSEVGSIEQLHRTGPLNRHIYFAGIPLSHSLQSLKYMRQFAKLKSRNTELEQEVEKLNKEIDELHENAQVNFYKFEVALGKAMQIGVACNTLCKTINDHDRISKRKFINLLREKSILRANRKKYSKKYRNLATVIICNRIHKMVVPTIYPVFTAIRHNSRIALPNVPSAPPRIPKIPVTKVVLPAKEEEKVRTILLYIFCRYKNQLRRHYFVDLKA